The nucleotide window aatctgacgacggaggcttttctcgcggcatttgctcgtttcgtcgctcgacgtggcttcccctccaaaatcatgagcgataatggcaaaacataggagcccaacgagccacagaaaaacagtttgtggatttcttaaaacaagtgtcccctgatatcgtacaaaagtacgcccctcaaggtatcaattggcaatttatacctccaagcgctcctcatatgggtggtttatgggaatcagctgtaaagagcttcaaatctcatttcaagaagctagccggcagctataaatttaactatgaagaattcacgacattattagctaaaattgaagccgttctcaactcacggccgctCACAGTACTATCACAAAGATCCCTCCgacttcacagccctaactccagggcatttcttaaaaggagcacccattctggcctcacctgagccaggcgtggagtcgctttccttattaaatagatgggaaagaattaaaattctccatcataatttcagtagccgatggaaagaggactatataaaggacctccacaagaggtaccgatggaaaaatacagaaaatgcgccaaaagttggagattgtgtcctgattcacGCTCCGACGATccaggctccgacggtcatattcgcgtagtcgatctccgtacgcaatccGGAAAgctaacaagaccgctcgtcaaactatgcttcttaccgATCGCCGATAACCGCGAAACAAAAAAACCGATAAACCGCTAAATAAaccgaatataaaaacaaatataataaaaatttatataaatacgtatacacatatatatatatttaaaataccacACAAATGTAGTCGATTAATCTAACGACCCACTCATGCCGCATAACGCGGCAGCCATGCTCATATATCCTATATGCAACCAAATTCTAATTGAAATAACACTCTTCCAAACAGATCAATATGGATGCAGACATGCCAGCACCAACCACTCGTTCGGCTGTCAATGTGCCACGCCAAGCGGCTGCCCCAGTTGCAGCGCCCCGAACAACCACCCCAACGGTGCCTCGGAGTGGAACGGCCGCATTGCCGTCAACACCCGCGCTTGTCGTCGACCCACCACGCCGTAGATGTCCCCTATGTCGTCGACCCCACCGGCTGCCACAATGCGTCATCTTTAAGGGATTGCCACCTCAACAACGCCAGTTGGTCGTGCAGGCGCACGGCCATTGTCTGAATTGCCTGACGCCTGTCCACCAAACGCACGAGTGTACGTCGGGCAATCTCTGCCAAATTTGTATGCGGCCGCATCACACCATGTTGCACCGAATCACTCGGAATGACACCCGTCAACAACCTTCCGGCCGCAACCGCGGCGCAATACGACGACCTCCAGTAAGCCGGGATGCGCGGCCCCGTCGAACAAGTGGGCCATCATCATCCCGTGCCCGACGGCCACACAATGGGGCATCAACACGACGCCAGCAACCACGACCGCGTCCACGCCGCGTCTCAGGCCTTAGCAGCGTCGTAGCCACACTCCAGCAGCTTCAAAGCattctaggctgaaatattcgcctaggggggccgggatggctaaatgagccttagtcgcctgccccacaccacacctacacccatcattaacacgcacactcaccacactcacctcgacatcaccacacttcacatcaacaccacccacacgcgcgagcgcaggatccacacactaaaacacacaccacatcacTCCACTAAAAAAGGGTCCGCTTTACACCTGCCAGTTCTGATTCAACCGCCTCTGAATCTACGTCGCTTTTTCGCCACCGCTACGCAGCGCTCCAGCTCGATCCATCATTCGAAGCCAACTCTTACTTATATCATAGTAGTGCTTGTGTTGATGAAATAGAGTCAATTGGAAActaatttatacatattgtataacaTAATCACTAATCGGTGAGAAAACGTACCAAATAAGTGCTAAATTTATACGATCCAAAGCTACACGAATAAAGTGGTAAAATCGGAGTTTgggtgttttattttaaattgaacaAAGCGAACAAGTGTGGTAAGTGAAGCAGGCAGTGAGTAAAACAGTTTGGAAGAACACTGTAATCGACACCAGTGTCTATGAGATATTTTGCGTTTGATGACTGGTCCTTGATGAAAAGTTGATTTACTGCTGCGTTGGAATGATTGGCGTCAGCATCGCTGACTGAAACTTCTAGTCATTCATGCTGGGTGTTGGTACTTTGTAGACGTAGACATGGACTACGACATCGGTTGGCGGTTGCTGTTATTATAACCGTACAccttagttttactttaaagcttaaTAGAGATTAAGAAACATTATGTCACAAATCTTgaattgatttttgttattgatttaaaaatataaaaatcaaaaataattcttattttgtatctgaaaaaaataaaaatcaaaaataacttttagttttgatttaaaaaaattaacttttatttttgatctaaatatgtgaaaatcaaaatttaaaaatcattcattatttcgcatatagttcacctaaaaatcatgatggtgtaatcaaaacttttctacgatgttcctttatgtatgattttttttattaaaaattgtaaaataactcttatttccggTCCCTGGTTGTAAAGGTATAGAGGCACGGAGAAGTTTTTTAGTGCACTCAATATACTGTGCCAGGATCCCGAGTTAAAAGCATTCTTTACATCCAGGGTCACAACCATACAGGACTGTATTGTGCCTCCTTTTCATCTTTTCCCGCTTATAGCCCGTTCAGCCAGGGTCTTTACTAGGTTTACAGCTGCAATTGTGGATTTTGCCTTTCTTAATCCGAATTGGTTGCGTGATAACCCACCGGCGTCGTCGATTGCCTTATTTAGCCGTTGGTATATGATCCGCTCCAGAACCTTTCCAGCGGAGTCTAACATGCAAAGGGGCCGGAAGTGGGACGGTTCTGTCATTAGTTTGTTAGGTTTCGGCAATAATATTAGGTTTTGCCTTTTCCATATGGTGGGAAAGCGGCCTTCTTGGATGCACGTATTATATATAATTCGAAAGGGGTCTATGTTTCTTGCAATCGCTGTTTTTAGCGCTATATTCGGAATTCCATCTGGTCCCGGGGCTTTAGATAGGTTTAACCGTTTGCATGCTTCTCGGACTTCTTCATTCGACAAAGCTGGAATGACCTGGATTTGTGGCACTCTCCCGATCTCCAAATGGAGTGGGGATCGGATAGAGAAGAGTAACGAAACTGTTCTCTCAATTGTAGAGGGGTAAGTTGGAATTTGTCCGCCAGTGCGGAGTTTTCCCATTACCGTTTTATGTGCGAGTCTCCaagtatttatttcaacatcGTCACACAGTTTAAAGAAACATTCctgcttactttttttaattgactaTTTAAGTAATTTCCTTTTGTCCTTAAAGTATTTTTGGAGCGTGGTATATTCAGATGTACTAAAACAAGCGCTTTGCTTGCTGGCATTCTTTACGTAATCTAGCGACTGTCCCGTTCCAATACACTACGGATTAGTGTTTGCGCCGAGATAGCTTGGACATTGAAGCGTCGCATGCGCTCTTAATACAGCTCATAATCGAGGAAGAAGCTTTGTTAGCCGACAATAAATTGTCGGGAAGATTAGTTGGTTTGAAAGCTTATTCAAAAAGGTCTAGTTCGAATGTCGGTCACCTTTGTTAAATGTGCATTGATTGCCTGTATTCAAAAGCTCCAGATGAGGCAAAGACTTCTAGTAAGGTTTTTCCTCTGCTGTTGGTTGTTTTGCATCCCAATTCGATAGCCCAGGCATTAACGTCACGAGCTATTATTAACTACAAGGTTGTTCTTAATAGCAGgaccagtgaaaaacgctattCTCTTCCTTCCTTTTCTTCCTTAGCGAGgaaaatgtgttaaaagttTAGCCCGTGGTAAAAACGTAGAAATCGgccatctttgtttgttttcatttgaacaatgttgccattgcccaatacgcatatatcgttttgagcacatctatgttttcaattataattttttacaatataaaatatcaaaactgaaaacaaactattaaaaataatttataaataatagcatgcGACTCTGATTtggagttattttaagaaaatttcaaacatattgaacagatttaattataaaagttgataattactacagtatatcgatattggcaaccctgcgttgtgagagagcaatcagctgacacgtttctacggcaaaaatccaaatgccgtGGATTCCCACGGCATCCTACGGCAAAGAGAGAaaggagtagcgtttttcactgttcacttACACTGCGCGCCCATAAGTtaggtcgtatcagctgacACGGGCCACGATTCTACGTATTTCACTGTTCCTGCTATAATACGCCTATATATTTCGTTATAGAAGCTAGGAGGTAAGTAGCagctatatatattaatattattagttGTTGTTCGAAAAAAACCAACAGAAGAAAAAGGTGATTCCAGTTGTGCAAAGTTAGGGTTAAATATCCATATAACTGCTTTAATTCAACTGTCACCTATCCAACTTACGCCTTGTCCGATTTTATATGGTTCACATATTAGAACCACATCAATTTGCCTCAACT belongs to Bactrocera dorsalis isolate Fly_Bdor chromosome 1, ASM2337382v1, whole genome shotgun sequence and includes:
- the LOC125775546 gene encoding uncharacterized protein LOC125775546; protein product: MDADMPAPTTRSAVNVPRQAAAPVAAPRTTTPTVPRSGTAALPSTPALVVDPPRRRCPLCRRPHRLPQCVIFKGLPPQQRQLVVQAHGHCLNCLTPVHQTHECTSGNLCQICMRPHHTMLHRITRNDTRQQPSGRNRGAIRRPPVSRDARPRRTSGPSSSRARRPHNGASTRRQQPRPRPRRVSGLSSVVATLQQLQSILG